A portion of the Bactrocera neohumeralis isolate Rockhampton chromosome 2, APGP_CSIRO_Bneo_wtdbg2-racon-allhic-juicebox.fasta_v2, whole genome shotgun sequence genome contains these proteins:
- the LOC126752233 gene encoding N-alpha-acetyltransferase 80 isoform X2, with amino-acid sequence MGLPPFNVSGSPFSVVPIHNYPELMKKTCELINSEWPRSETARMRSLEASCDTLPCSLVLTTDGMNRVIAHCKLSQIPSKKMACFIESVVVDKSCRGQGFGKLIMKFAEDYCRIVLDLKAIYLSTIDQDGFYERIGYEYCAPISMYGPRHCELPSLENAKKKYMKKVL; translated from the coding sequence GGTCTTCCACCATTTAATGTGTCGGGTAGCCCCTTCAGTGTTGTTCCTATACACAACTATCCCGAGCTAATGAAGAAGACATGCGAGCTGATTAACTCTGAATGGCCGCGTAGTGAGACGGCTCGCATGCGATCGCTTGAAGCTTCCTGTGATACACTTCCCTGCAGCTTAGTTTTAACTACGGACGGGATGAATCGTGTTATAGCTCATTGTAAGTTAAGCCAGATACCGTCCAAAAAGATGGCCTGCTTTATTGAGTCGGTGGTGGTAGACAAAAGTTGTCGTGGACAAGGTTTTggcaaattaattatgaaatttgCGGAAGACTATTGTCGCATCGTATTGGATTTAAAAGCCATTTACTTATCAACCATTGATCAAGATGGGTTCTATGAACGTATCGGTTATGAGTACTGTGCGCCCATATCGATGTATGGGCCGCGTCATTGTGAACTGCCTAGTTTGGAGAATGCCAAAAAGAAATACATGAAGAAAGTCTTATAG
- the LOC126752233 gene encoding N-alpha-acetyltransferase 80 isoform X1, translating to MRFIKSEPYYEGLPPFNVSGSPFSVVPIHNYPELMKKTCELINSEWPRSETARMRSLEASCDTLPCSLVLTTDGMNRVIAHCKLSQIPSKKMACFIESVVVDKSCRGQGFGKLIMKFAEDYCRIVLDLKAIYLSTIDQDGFYERIGYEYCAPISMYGPRHCELPSLENAKKKYMKKVL from the coding sequence GGTCTTCCACCATTTAATGTGTCGGGTAGCCCCTTCAGTGTTGTTCCTATACACAACTATCCCGAGCTAATGAAGAAGACATGCGAGCTGATTAACTCTGAATGGCCGCGTAGTGAGACGGCTCGCATGCGATCGCTTGAAGCTTCCTGTGATACACTTCCCTGCAGCTTAGTTTTAACTACGGACGGGATGAATCGTGTTATAGCTCATTGTAAGTTAAGCCAGATACCGTCCAAAAAGATGGCCTGCTTTATTGAGTCGGTGGTGGTAGACAAAAGTTGTCGTGGACAAGGTTTTggcaaattaattatgaaatttgCGGAAGACTATTGTCGCATCGTATTGGATTTAAAAGCCATTTACTTATCAACCATTGATCAAGATGGGTTCTATGAACGTATCGGTTATGAGTACTGTGCGCCCATATCGATGTATGGGCCGCGTCATTGTGAACTGCCTAGTTTGGAGAATGCCAAAAAGAAATACATGAAGAAAGTCTTATAG
- the LOC126752222 gene encoding uncharacterized protein LOC126752222 isoform X1, translated as MDISRQTFSEANTTGVSMYLSFDSSISSAAYKTLEATTCDLSMLSNMDHEEATVENSQEIHQNSTLEALDSHLNYLESVKDMDACSKLTALPKRILQDYNVVSSTPTKEQLLRSVEVVRGSGAERCVDLKFAFMDMDDKKVNNPTDKENALPPKQVTAISNKNDETSLRTIIEETSVIDEINTSKLKEEPNIQETTPKATNSKISITDELPRDPEKSENKVSDINKRKSLIKKPVCEPDLKANRPSRISMNPNNRYTLNNIGTKSNIDKEIKEIPKLMNKVLKFAEATITENDKSKTTSLSDTRKSISYNPKGRSSMLPSSVASQGEKRPFAFTQRMSVLVKTTLNSPARKIARRSVLSNTHQNRKSTIPTGLSHNNRKSMLPIGRTVQTEVNTKCTQKPHTESTKQGPTNRKSMYSVVSAKAANVPPLTAPNTKTRPTVTAKPDSIFVCKVCGCKFSLKSLLDAHKRSHEGDGVPAFVKKTATSAASTASSITHSNNGNKCRYCDKKFALLRALHIHLLQNCPKIPPNDKRKLKFHEMDHVEKAQLPSVFHVSTSGAKINSQIQNTLTNVPPQRSHSDLSSISVSSTDSTNDKKALAEITIIANSAAAAVDGLLPEMAPPAARMVKKTTAHAGIHRTPNKAIICHICKISFKCIMDHIQHNMTVHFKNTETPKSNDEIDARKITTNSNASATKLMQ; from the exons ATGGATATCTCTAGGCAAACATTTAGTGAAGCGAATACTACCGGAGTGTCCATGTATTTGTCGTTTGATTCAAGCATTTCTAGTGCAGCATATAAAACATTGGAAGCTACTACATGTGATCTTTCAATGTTGTCAAACATGGACCATGAGGAGGCAACTGTTGAAAATTCTCAGGAAATTCATCAAAATAGCACGCTGGAGGCGTTAGATTCGCATTTGAACTACCTAGAATCAGTTAAGGATATGGACGCGTGTTCTAAGCTCACTGCTTTACCAAAGCGTATTTTGCAAGATTATAATGTTGTCAGCTCGACACCCACCAAGGAACAGTTATTGCGTAGTGTTGAAGTTGTTCGCGGCTCCGGCGCTGAAAGATGTGTGGATCTAAAGTTTGCTTTTATGGACATGGATGACAAAAAAGTTAATAACCCCACAGATAAGGAAAATGCTTTACCTCCTAAACAGGTAACagcaatatcaaataaaaacgaCGAAACCTCACTACGGACAATAATAGAAGAAACATCAGTTATTGACGAAATAAATACTAGTAAACTTAAGGAAGAGCCAAACATTCAAGAAACAACACCAAAAGCCACCAACAGTAAGATATCAATAACCGACGAACTACCACGGGATCcagaaaaatcagaaaataaag TTTCagatataaacaaaagaaaatcacTGATTAAGAAGCCTGTATGCGAACCTGATCTCAAAGCCAATCGTCCATCAAGAATTTCTATGAATCCAAATAATCGTTATACACTAAACAATATTGGtacaaaatcaaatattgacAAAGAGATTAAGGAAATTCCAAAATTAATGAACAAGGTGTTGAAATTCGCTGAAGCTACAATCACAGAGAACGATAAATCCAAAACAACATCTCTCTCGGATACGCGTAAGTCTATTTCATATAATCCAAAAGGACGCTCATCAATGCTACCATCTAGTGTAGCATCGCAAGGTGAAAAACGTCCTTTTGCATTTACACAACGTATGTCGGTATTGGTAAAGACCACATTAAACAGTCCCGCACGTAAAATAGCTCGACGATCTGTTCTATCCAACACGCATCAAAACAGAAAAAGTACCATACCCACAGGGCTATCGCACAACAATCGCAAAAGTATGTTGCCAATAGGTAGAACGGTACAAACTGAGGTAAATACAAAATGTACACAAAAGCCACACACTGAATCTACTAAGCAAGGACCAACCAATCGAAAGTCCATGTACTCCGTAGTGTCGGCTAAAGCTGCTAACGTTCCACCATTAACTGCACCGAATACGAAAACTCGGCCAACTGTAACCGCGAAACCCGACAGCATTTTCGTTTGCAAAGTTTGTGGTTGTAAATTTAGCCTTAAGTCACTCTTAGATGCACATAAGCGTTCTCATGAAGGTGATGGTGTACCAGCATTTGTTAAGAAAACTGCCACAAGCGCTGCGAGTACAGCTTCATCAATTACACATtcaaataatggaaataaatgTAGATATTGCGATAAAAAGTTTGCACTACTTCGTGCTTTACACATACACCTGCTGCAAAATTGTCCAAAAATACCACCAAATGATAAGCGCAAGTTAAAATTCCATGAAATGGATCATGTTGAAAAAGCTCAATTGCCTTCGGTCTTCCATGTAAGCACTTCTGGTGCTAAAATAaactcacaaatacaaaatacattGACGAATGTACCGCCACAGCGTTCTCACTCAGATTTGAGTAGCATTTCTGTAAGTTCTACAGATTCCACAAATgataaaaaag cgcTTGCTGAAATTACCATAATAGCGAACAGCGCGGCTGCAGCAGTTGACGGTTTATTGCCGGAGATGGCGCCACCCGCAGCAAGAATGGTAAAGAAAACAACAGCTCATGCTGGTATACATCGTACACCGAATAAAGCCATTATATGTCACATCTGTAAGATATCATTTAAATGTATAATGGATCATATTCAGCATAATATGACGGTGCATTTCAAAAATACTGAAACTCCAAAAAGCAACGACGAAATCGATGCCCGGAAGATTACCACTAATTCGAATGCATCGGCTACAAAACTAATGCAGTAA
- the LOC126752222 gene encoding uncharacterized protein LOC126752222 isoform X2 has product MDISRQTFSEANTTGVSMYLSFDSSISSAAYKTLEATTCDLSMLSNMDHEEATVENSQEIHQNSTLEALDSHLNYLESVKDMDACSKLTALPKRILQDYNVVSSTPTKEQLLRSVEVVRGSGAERCVDLKFAFMDMDDKKVNNPTDKENALPPKQVTAISNKNDETSLRTIIEETSVIDEINTSKLKEEPNIQETTPKATNSKISITDELPRDPEKSENKVSDINKRKSLIKKPVCEPDLKANRPSRISMNPNNRYTLNNIGTKSNIDKEIKEIPKLMNKVLKFAEATITENDKSKTTSLSDTPRRSVLSNTHQNRKSTIPTGLSHNNRKSMLPIGRTVQTEVNTKCTQKPHTESTKQGPTNRKSMYSVVSAKAANVPPLTAPNTKTRPTVTAKPDSIFVCKVCGCKFSLKSLLDAHKRSHEGDGVPAFVKKTATSAASTASSITHSNNGNKCRYCDKKFALLRALHIHLLQNCPKIPPNDKRKLKFHEMDHVEKAQLPSVFHVSTSGAKINSQIQNTLTNVPPQRSHSDLSSISVSSTDSTNDKKALAEITIIANSAAAAVDGLLPEMAPPAARMVKKTTAHAGIHRTPNKAIICHICKISFKCIMDHIQHNMTVHFKNTETPKSNDEIDARKITTNSNASATKLMQ; this is encoded by the exons ATGGATATCTCTAGGCAAACATTTAGTGAAGCGAATACTACCGGAGTGTCCATGTATTTGTCGTTTGATTCAAGCATTTCTAGTGCAGCATATAAAACATTGGAAGCTACTACATGTGATCTTTCAATGTTGTCAAACATGGACCATGAGGAGGCAACTGTTGAAAATTCTCAGGAAATTCATCAAAATAGCACGCTGGAGGCGTTAGATTCGCATTTGAACTACCTAGAATCAGTTAAGGATATGGACGCGTGTTCTAAGCTCACTGCTTTACCAAAGCGTATTTTGCAAGATTATAATGTTGTCAGCTCGACACCCACCAAGGAACAGTTATTGCGTAGTGTTGAAGTTGTTCGCGGCTCCGGCGCTGAAAGATGTGTGGATCTAAAGTTTGCTTTTATGGACATGGATGACAAAAAAGTTAATAACCCCACAGATAAGGAAAATGCTTTACCTCCTAAACAGGTAACagcaatatcaaataaaaacgaCGAAACCTCACTACGGACAATAATAGAAGAAACATCAGTTATTGACGAAATAAATACTAGTAAACTTAAGGAAGAGCCAAACATTCAAGAAACAACACCAAAAGCCACCAACAGTAAGATATCAATAACCGACGAACTACCACGGGATCcagaaaaatcagaaaataaag TTTCagatataaacaaaagaaaatcacTGATTAAGAAGCCTGTATGCGAACCTGATCTCAAAGCCAATCGTCCATCAAGAATTTCTATGAATCCAAATAATCGTTATACACTAAACAATATTGGtacaaaatcaaatattgacAAAGAGATTAAGGAAATTCCAAAATTAATGAACAAGGTGTTGAAATTCGCTGAAGCTACAATCACAGAGAACGATAAATCCAAAACAACATCTCTCTCGGATACGC CTCGACGATCTGTTCTATCCAACACGCATCAAAACAGAAAAAGTACCATACCCACAGGGCTATCGCACAACAATCGCAAAAGTATGTTGCCAATAGGTAGAACGGTACAAACTGAGGTAAATACAAAATGTACACAAAAGCCACACACTGAATCTACTAAGCAAGGACCAACCAATCGAAAGTCCATGTACTCCGTAGTGTCGGCTAAAGCTGCTAACGTTCCACCATTAACTGCACCGAATACGAAAACTCGGCCAACTGTAACCGCGAAACCCGACAGCATTTTCGTTTGCAAAGTTTGTGGTTGTAAATTTAGCCTTAAGTCACTCTTAGATGCACATAAGCGTTCTCATGAAGGTGATGGTGTACCAGCATTTGTTAAGAAAACTGCCACAAGCGCTGCGAGTACAGCTTCATCAATTACACATtcaaataatggaaataaatgTAGATATTGCGATAAAAAGTTTGCACTACTTCGTGCTTTACACATACACCTGCTGCAAAATTGTCCAAAAATACCACCAAATGATAAGCGCAAGTTAAAATTCCATGAAATGGATCATGTTGAAAAAGCTCAATTGCCTTCGGTCTTCCATGTAAGCACTTCTGGTGCTAAAATAaactcacaaatacaaaatacattGACGAATGTACCGCCACAGCGTTCTCACTCAGATTTGAGTAGCATTTCTGTAAGTTCTACAGATTCCACAAATgataaaaaag cgcTTGCTGAAATTACCATAATAGCGAACAGCGCGGCTGCAGCAGTTGACGGTTTATTGCCGGAGATGGCGCCACCCGCAGCAAGAATGGTAAAGAAAACAACAGCTCATGCTGGTATACATCGTACACCGAATAAAGCCATTATATGTCACATCTGTAAGATATCATTTAAATGTATAATGGATCATATTCAGCATAATATGACGGTGCATTTCAAAAATACTGAAACTCCAAAAAGCAACGACGAAATCGATGCCCGGAAGATTACCACTAATTCGAATGCATCGGCTACAAAACTAATGCAGTAA
- the LOC126752242 gene encoding 40S ribosomal protein S29, producing MGFANLWYSHPRKYGQGSRCCRSCSNRHGLIRKYGLNICRQCFREYANDIGFKKLD from the exons ATGGGTTTCGCAAATCTTTGGTATTCTCATCCACGTAAATACGGCCAAGGCTCAAGATgctg ccGTTCCTGCTCTAACCGACATGGTTTGATCCGCAAATATGGTCTGAACATCTGCCGTCAGTGCTTCAGAGAGTATGCCAATGATATTGGCTTCAAGAAG CTCGATTAA